In Nitrospirota bacterium, one DNA window encodes the following:
- a CDS encoding mercuric reductase encodes MENLEPGTILPNDPYNEVLIRNVHPPQWINPTPVGKYNLVVIGAGTAGLVTAAIASALGAKVALIERHLMGGDCLNVGCVPSKALLRASRVWAEVKNSVEYGVLADGGFKNDFPAVMARMRKLRSRISENDSAHRYQNMGVDVFIGEGRFQGPDSVEVGGKTLRFSKAAICTGARAALLPIPGLKEAGCLTNETVFSLTGLPPRLAVIGAGPIGCELAQAFARFGSKVVILEQAKKILLREDADAAEIVYTRMRKEGVTFVFESEIIQIETRGNEKIIYYEADGAKKNVVVDEILLGVGRLPNVEELNLEKAGVAYDLKLGVKVDDRLQTSNPRIFASGDICFGYKFTHTADATSQILIQNALFPHPFGLGYASTGSLIIPWCTYTDPEIAHVGLYETDAKEKGIPVETFSFKMGEVDRAILDGEDQGFAKILIKKGTDRILGATIVAAHAGDLISEITLAMKAGAGLKTISQTIYPYPTQAEVIKKVAIAWRKSGFTGKKKKLLKTLFSWTR; translated from the coding sequence ATGGAAAATCTAGAACCTGGAACAATCCTTCCAAATGACCCATACAATGAAGTCTTAATCCGTAATGTCCATCCGCCTCAATGGATTAATCCAACCCCTGTTGGAAAATATAATCTTGTGGTCATTGGCGCCGGAACAGCAGGGCTTGTTACCGCGGCGATCGCGTCAGCTCTGGGGGCTAAAGTGGCATTGATCGAACGTCATTTAATGGGGGGAGACTGTTTGAACGTGGGTTGTGTCCCGTCTAAAGCGCTCCTTCGCGCTTCGAGAGTCTGGGCGGAAGTTAAAAATAGCGTGGAGTATGGAGTTTTAGCGGACGGCGGGTTCAAAAATGACTTTCCGGCGGTAATGGCCAGAATGAGGAAATTGAGGTCCCGGATAAGCGAAAACGATTCGGCCCATCGTTATCAAAACATGGGGGTGGATGTTTTTATTGGTGAGGGACGGTTTCAAGGCCCGGATTCTGTTGAAGTGGGTGGCAAAACCTTAAGATTTTCCAAAGCCGCCATTTGTACCGGCGCACGGGCGGCCCTTCTTCCTATTCCAGGTTTAAAAGAAGCCGGTTGTTTGACCAACGAAACCGTTTTTTCGCTTACCGGCCTTCCTCCGCGGTTGGCGGTCATTGGCGCAGGTCCGATAGGATGCGAATTGGCGCAAGCGTTTGCCCGTTTTGGAAGCAAAGTGGTTATTCTGGAGCAGGCCAAAAAGATTCTCTTGCGAGAAGACGCTGATGCCGCCGAAATCGTTTATACCCGGATGAGGAAAGAAGGTGTTACTTTTGTTTTTGAATCCGAGATCATCCAGATCGAAACCCGGGGAAACGAAAAAATCATTTATTATGAGGCAGACGGAGCGAAAAAGAATGTGGTGGTCGATGAGATTCTGTTGGGGGTGGGGCGGTTGCCGAACGTCGAGGAATTGAACCTGGAGAAGGCTGGAGTGGCGTATGACCTAAAACTCGGAGTCAAGGTCGATGACAGGCTTCAGACCTCTAATCCCCGTATATTCGCCTCCGGGGACATCTGTTTCGGGTACAAATTCACCCATACCGCCGATGCGACTTCCCAGATTTTAATTCAAAATGCTCTTTTTCCCCATCCCTTTGGCTTAGGGTACGCCAGCACCGGCTCATTGATTATACCCTGGTGTACCTATACGGATCCGGAGATCGCCCATGTTGGGTTGTATGAAACCGATGCGAAGGAAAAGGGGATTCCCGTTGAGACTTTTAGTTTTAAAATGGGGGAAGTCGATCGGGCGATCCTCGATGGTGAAGATCAGGGATTTGCTAAAATCCTTATAAAAAAGGGAACGGACAGGATTTTGGGCGCCACCATCGTAGCGGCCCATGCGGGGGACCTGATTAGCGAAATAACCCTGGCGATGAAGGCGGGGGCAGGCCTGAAAACCATCAGCCAAACGATTTATCCCTATCCCACCCAGGCGGAGGTCATTAAAAAGGTTGCGATTGCATGGCGTAAAAGCGGCTTTACCGGGAAAAAGAAAAAGCTCCTGAAAACGTTGTTTTCCTGGACCCGATAA
- a CDS encoding TVP38/TMEM64 family protein translates to MKNRTKSFLKLLSFIGALTVIGIFVNQTGLRGYLDPERLQTWVQGFGVLGPLIYVGVFMTAPSLFLPGLPITVAGGVIFGPIWGTVYASIGSTLGAGLAFLISRYFARQQISNLLGPKFQAVDKGVEEKGWVYVAITRLIPIFPYNLLNYAFGLTRIKFFEYLLTSWLCMLPATAAYVIFSSSLLEIVKGKISKELLFGLILLALVTIIPMVYRKRAQR, encoded by the coding sequence TTGAAAAACCGCACAAAAAGCTTTTTAAAGCTTCTTTCGTTTATCGGCGCCCTGACCGTTATCGGAATCTTTGTCAATCAAACAGGGTTGAGAGGTTATTTAGACCCGGAACGGCTGCAAACCTGGGTTCAGGGTTTCGGCGTTTTGGGCCCTTTGATTTATGTCGGTGTTTTTATGACAGCCCCCTCCCTGTTTTTACCCGGTCTTCCGATTACGGTAGCCGGAGGGGTTATTTTTGGACCCATCTGGGGAACCGTCTACGCTTCAATCGGATCGACACTTGGGGCGGGTCTGGCATTTTTAATTTCCCGGTATTTTGCGCGTCAACAAATCAGCAATCTTCTGGGTCCAAAATTTCAGGCTGTTGATAAGGGCGTGGAGGAAAAGGGCTGGGTTTATGTCGCGATTACCCGCCTGATTCCGATTTTTCCTTATAACCTCCTTAATTATGCCTTTGGGTTAACCCGGATTAAATTTTTCGAATATCTCCTGACCTCCTGGCTCTGTATGCTCCCGGCAACGGCGGCTTATGTCATTTTTAGCAGTTCCCTTCTGGAGATCGTGAAAGGAAAAATTTCAAAAGAGCTTCTTTTTGGCCTGATTTTATTGGCCCTGGTGACGATTATTCCGATGGTTTATCGTAAACGGGCGCAACGCTGA